One genomic region from Anabaena sp. PCC 7108 encodes:
- the modB gene encoding molybdate ABC transporter permease subunit, whose protein sequence is MPQDLSPLWISLKTSLLATFITFFLGIGAAYWMLGYRGKGKSIIEGIFVAPLILPPTVVGFLLLLFFGKNGPVGKLMEPFNLTIVFTWYGAAIAATVVSFPLMYKTALGAFEQIDANLLRVARTLGSEESTIFWRVSLPLAFPGILAGATLAFARALGEFGATLMLAGNIPGQTQNIPMAIYFAVEAGDMNEAWFWAIAIVAVSLSGIILTNFWQEHKQQNRRTDRGETKQIETKNQTFSLSANSSISNLFIDIEKHLASFHLQVAFNIDNQPLGLLGSSGAGKSMILRCLAGIETPTKGRIVLNDRVLFDSEKGINIPIRHRHIGFLFQNYALFPHLNVTQNIAFGLPKKLSPGNIKLEVEKQLIAMKLQGLGDRYPHQLSGGQQQRVALARALASQPEALLLDEPFSALDTHLRSQLEQQMTETLADYSGVTLFVTHNMEEAYRLCPNLLVLEDGKEAHHGSKYEIFQHPATMNVAKITGCKNFSRAVFISSQKVEAIDWGCTLEVVESISNQLSHIGIRAHQIGFTNDPDKENTFPCWLVRTSETPHRMTLFLKLHSPAENSHDYDLQAEVYKEKWMTIKDKSFPLYVYLNPLQLMLME, encoded by the coding sequence ATGCCACAGGACTTATCACCCCTCTGGATATCGCTGAAAACCTCACTATTAGCGACTTTCATCACCTTCTTTTTAGGTATCGGTGCTGCTTACTGGATGTTGGGATACAGAGGAAAGGGGAAATCGATAATCGAGGGTATTTTTGTTGCACCGTTGATTTTACCACCTACAGTGGTTGGTTTCTTGCTGCTGCTATTTTTTGGTAAAAATGGTCCGGTTGGTAAACTGATGGAACCTTTTAACCTGACAATAGTATTTACTTGGTATGGTGCGGCTATAGCGGCAACCGTGGTTTCTTTCCCATTAATGTATAAAACTGCGCTTGGCGCTTTTGAACAAATTGATGCTAATTTGTTGCGAGTAGCAAGAACTTTAGGATCTGAAGAATCAACAATTTTTTGGCGGGTTAGTTTACCCTTAGCATTTCCTGGCATTTTAGCAGGTGCGACTCTAGCTTTTGCCCGTGCTTTGGGTGAGTTTGGTGCAACTTTGATGTTAGCTGGTAATATCCCTGGACAAACGCAGAATATACCAATGGCGATATATTTTGCTGTGGAAGCTGGTGATATGAATGAAGCTTGGTTTTGGGCGATTGCTATTGTCGCCGTTTCTCTATCAGGAATTATTTTAACTAACTTTTGGCAAGAACACAAGCAGCAAAATAGACGTACAGATAGGGGAGAAACTAAACAAATAGAAACAAAAAATCAGACCTTTTCTTTATCTGCTAATTCTTCTATATCCAATTTATTTATAGATATCGAAAAACACCTAGCAAGTTTTCATCTGCAAGTTGCCTTTAATATCGATAATCAACCTTTAGGATTATTGGGAAGTTCTGGGGCAGGTAAAAGTATGATTCTCCGTTGTCTGGCGGGAATAGAAACACCAACTAAAGGAAGAATTGTTTTAAATGATAGAGTTTTATTTGATTCTGAAAAAGGAATTAATATCCCTATTCGTCATCGCCATATTGGGTTTTTATTTCAGAACTATGCCTTGTTCCCCCATCTAAATGTGACGCAAAATATTGCTTTTGGTTTACCTAAAAAATTATCTCCTGGAAATATAAAACTAGAGGTAGAAAAGCAATTAATAGCAATGAAATTACAGGGATTAGGCGATCGCTATCCTCACCAACTTTCAGGAGGACAACAACAACGGGTAGCTTTAGCTAGGGCTTTAGCTAGTCAACCAGAAGCATTACTTTTAGATGAGCCATTTTCTGCCCTGGATACACACCTACGCAGTCAGTTGGAACAACAAATGACAGAGACTTTAGCTGATTATTCTGGTGTGACTTTATTTGTTACTCATAACATGGAAGAAGCTTATCGTCTTTGTCCCAATCTATTAGTATTAGAAGATGGTAAAGAAGCTCATCATGGTTCTAAATATGAGATTTTCCAGCATCCTGCAACTATGAATGTTGCCAAAATAACTGGATGTAAAAACTTTTCTCGTGCTGTTTTTATCTCATCCCAAAAAGTAGAAGCAATTGATTGGGGTTGTACTCTGGAAGTTGTAGAATCAATTTCAAATCAATTATCTCATATTGGTATTCGCGCCCATCAAATAGGGTTTACTAATGATCCTGATAAGGAGAATACTTTTCCCTGTTGGCTAGTCAGAACCAGCGAAACACCACACCGGATGACTTTATTTTTAAAGCTGCATTCACCGGCTGAAAATTCTCACGATTATGACTTACAAGCTGAAGTTTATAAGGAAAAATGGATGACAATTAAAGATAAATCTTTTCCTTTATATGTATATTTAAACCCCTTGCAGTTGATGTTGATGGAGTAA
- a CDS encoding glutathione S-transferase N-terminal domain-containing protein, which translates to MYQTLLRKILLPTSIVVFTLQPIKPLLALPLPQNDFIQLSESSQKPTKPTKLQLYGSLKTRTPMIQWYLEELGISYDYISLDIKAGEQHQPEFLAINPMGKVPAIVDGDLKLWESGAILLYLAEKDQQMPNLLGERAKIAQWVIFANSTLSPALFTASKREKEMPILLMPLNQILQKQPFLLGEILTAGDIAVAYYLYAAKLLLSLDYNQYPNVVAYLDRMTARTAFKNTVGKR; encoded by the coding sequence ATGTATCAAACTTTGTTGAGAAAAATTTTGCTGCCTACTAGTATCGTTGTCTTCACTTTGCAGCCTATAAAACCGCTTCTAGCTTTACCACTGCCACAAAACGATTTTATCCAACTTTCTGAATCTAGTCAAAAACCTACAAAACCAACTAAGTTGCAACTCTATGGAAGTCTGAAAACACGAACCCCCATGATTCAATGGTATCTGGAAGAATTAGGCATTTCTTATGACTATATTTCCTTAGATATCAAAGCTGGTGAACAGCATCAACCTGAATTTTTAGCTATTAATCCTATGGGTAAAGTTCCAGCAATAGTAGATGGTGATTTGAAACTATGGGAATCTGGGGCTATTTTACTATACTTAGCAGAAAAAGATCAACAAATGCCTAATTTATTAGGAGAGCGTGCCAAAATTGCACAGTGGGTAATTTTTGCTAATTCTACTCTCTCACCAGCTTTATTTACAGCAAGTAAACGCGAAAAAGAAATGCCAATTTTACTAATGCCACTTAATCAAATTTTGCAAAAACAACCATTTTTATTAGGTGAAATACTGACGGCTGGAGATATTGCTGTTGCCTACTATTTGTATGCGGCAAAATTACTTTTATCACTTGATTATAATCAATATCCTAACGTTGTTGCTTATCTTGATAGAATGACAGCAAGAACAGCATTTAAAAATACTGTAGGAAAGCGATAA
- a CDS encoding 6-carboxytetrahydropterin synthase, with protein MQCIVNRRAQFSASHRYWLPELSENENVEKFGLCTKFPGHGHNYVLFISLAGELDEYGMVLNLSDVKHVIKREITSQLDFSYLNDVWTEFQQTLPTTENIARVIWERLAPHLPLVRVQLFEHPELWADYMGNGMEAYLSISTHFSAAHRLAHPDLSLEENTEIYGKCARVNGHGHNYHLEVTVKGEIDPRTGMTVDLGALNQVIEDYVLQPFDHTFLNKDIAFFAKVVPTAENIALYISNVLRSPIQELGAKLYKVKLIESPNNSCEIYAADTESTSISTAVSQPILARV; from the coding sequence ATGCAATGTATTGTAAATCGCCGCGCTCAGTTTTCGGCAAGCCATCGGTATTGGTTGCCAGAACTGAGTGAAAACGAGAATGTTGAAAAATTTGGTCTTTGCACAAAATTTCCCGGACACGGACACAACTATGTTTTATTTATTTCCCTCGCTGGGGAATTAGATGAGTATGGGATGGTGCTGAACTTGTCTGATGTGAAACACGTCATCAAGCGGGAGATTACCAGTCAACTAGATTTTTCTTATCTCAATGATGTGTGGACAGAATTTCAACAAACTCTTCCCACCACAGAAAATATTGCGCGGGTGATTTGGGAACGTCTAGCACCCCATTTACCTTTAGTCCGCGTGCAGTTATTTGAACATCCTGAACTTTGGGCAGATTATATGGGCAATGGAATGGAAGCATATTTAAGTATTAGCACTCACTTTAGTGCCGCGCACAGATTAGCTCATCCTGACTTGAGTTTAGAAGAAAATACAGAGATTTATGGTAAGTGCGCTCGCGTAAATGGACATGGACATAACTACCATTTAGAAGTCACTGTGAAAGGAGAAATTGATCCTCGCACGGGTATGACTGTAGATTTAGGTGCGTTAAATCAAGTGATTGAAGATTATGTACTACAACCATTTGATCACACTTTTTTAAACAAAGATATTGCTTTCTTTGCCAAAGTTGTGCCTACTGCCGAGAATATCGCTCTTTATATTAGTAACGTATTGCGATCGCCTATTCAAGAGCTAGGAGCCAAGCTTTACAAGGTTAAACTCATCGAAAGCCCCAATAATTCCTGCGAAATTTACGCTGCTGATACAGAATCAACATCTATTAGTACAGCTGTTAGTCAACCAATTTTAGCAAGAGTGTAA
- a CDS encoding PrsW family intramembrane metalloprotease — protein MANFSLLLWAVIPPLVLLWFYYRRTPAAPPLLNLLLLFIIGAVSGFAALGLEWTVEIGLNSVVDWQQIQRSILGVALRQILEIAIIEEGCKLAAVVLAICYLQRRYYLRATTVFIFTIAVTLGFTAEENWIYLSHGTSSILERSIGTPVHTMFSAPWGYALGIYISSTRRLNRDSQLITKAWLNAVFFHGLVNVLSKAWGFPQPIKFLGYGLFPLLLWMFWRLEQLLRRVQGRRVITLISGYTPLARYWQRTLILFILLLGGNAIFGLFLLARKLSPLRWEQLFEADILSFILKQIVLNLFLGISSWLIYRYLRYLAGHRYFLKLGKY, from the coding sequence GTGGCTAATTTTTCTCTACTACTGTGGGCAGTTATTCCACCGCTGGTGTTGTTGTGGTTTTATTACCGCAGAACTCCTGCTGCCCCACCTCTGTTAAATTTGCTACTTTTGTTTATTATTGGCGCTGTATCTGGTTTTGCGGCTCTCGGCCTAGAATGGACTGTAGAAATTGGGCTGAACTCAGTTGTAGACTGGCAACAAATACAGCGTTCCATATTGGGTGTTGCTCTGCGGCAGATATTGGAAATAGCAATTATTGAAGAAGGTTGTAAGTTAGCAGCCGTTGTTTTAGCTATCTGCTATCTGCAACGCAGGTATTACTTACGAGCTACGACTGTTTTTATATTTACCATAGCGGTGACTCTAGGGTTCACTGCTGAAGAAAATTGGATTTATCTATCTCACGGTACATCATCAATTTTAGAACGCAGTATTGGGACACCAGTTCATACTATGTTCTCTGCTCCTTGGGGGTATGCCTTGGGAATATATATTTCTTCGACAAGACGATTAAATAGAGATAGCCAATTAATTACAAAAGCTTGGCTAAATGCTGTGTTTTTTCATGGTTTAGTCAATGTTTTATCTAAGGCTTGGGGTTTTCCACAGCCAATAAAATTCCTGGGCTATGGTTTATTTCCTTTGCTATTGTGGATGTTTTGGCGATTAGAACAACTATTGCGAAGAGTACAGGGCAGACGTGTTATTACTTTAATTTCTGGTTACACACCCTTAGCTCGTTATTGGCAAAGAACTTTAATATTGTTTATTCTGTTATTAGGTGGAAATGCTATTTTTGGATTGTTTCTTCTTGCTAGAAAACTTAGTCCTTTGCGGTGGGAGCAACTGTTTGAGGCTGATATTTTATCGTTTATACTTAAACAAATAGTACTAAATCTCTTTTTAGGAATTTCGTCCTGGTTAATTTATCGCTATTTACGATATTTAGCCGGTCATCGGTATTTTTTAAAGTTAGGAAAATACTAG
- a CDS encoding class I SAM-dependent methyltransferase has product MTAAVTTTPDLASRLVNGILAIKPLANLAQHQARQMMIKRAEKIGVYWTKEVEKLQGRDWANDLAQVQNPQLIYPDYYVTSFHAYETGNLSWQAAFEVESAAHAVHAKIWQDTEVQGDAKLRQSYHNIVASSISQAPKDILDLGCSVGMSTFALQAVYPQANITGLDLSPYFLSVANYRAKQRQTQINWVHAAAESTGLPDQSFDLVSIFLMCHELPQLATKKIFAEAKRVLRPGGHLAIMDMNPKSEIYKKMPTYILTLLKSTEPYLDEYFSLDIEKALVEAGFQTPNITSNSPRHRTVIAQVRG; this is encoded by the coding sequence ATGACTGCTGCTGTTACAACTACCCCTGACTTAGCTTCCCGTTTGGTAAATGGCATCCTGGCAATTAAGCCATTAGCTAATCTTGCCCAACACCAAGCCCGACAAATGATGATTAAACGCGCTGAGAAAATAGGTGTGTATTGGACAAAAGAAGTAGAAAAACTGCAAGGGCGTGATTGGGCAAATGATTTAGCTCAAGTCCAAAATCCTCAGCTAATCTACCCAGACTACTACGTTACCTCATTCCACGCTTACGAAACCGGAAATCTCAGTTGGCAAGCTGCATTTGAAGTAGAATCTGCGGCTCATGCAGTCCACGCTAAAATTTGGCAAGATACTGAAGTCCAAGGTGATGCCAAACTACGCCAAAGCTACCATAACATCGTCGCTAGTTCCATTTCTCAAGCCCCAAAAGACATTTTAGATTTGGGATGTAGTGTGGGAATGAGTACCTTTGCTTTACAGGCAGTTTATCCCCAAGCTAATATTACTGGTTTAGATTTATCTCCTTATTTCTTATCTGTAGCTAACTATCGCGCTAAACAACGTCAAACTCAAATTAACTGGGTTCATGCTGCGGCTGAATCGACAGGATTACCAGATCAATCATTTGATTTAGTTTCCATTTTTCTGATGTGTCATGAATTACCCCAGTTAGCAACTAAAAAGATTTTTGCAGAAGCAAAGCGTGTTTTGCGTCCAGGTGGTCATTTAGCAATTATGGACATGAACCCCAAATCGGAAATTTACAAGAAAATGCCAACCTATATCCTAACTTTGCTCAAAAGTACCGAACCTTATTTAGATGAATATTTCAGCCTAGATATTGAGAAAGCTTTAGTAGAAGCAGGTTTCCAAACTCCAAATATTACTAGCAACAGTCCCCGTCACCGGACTGTAATTGCTCAGGTGCGTGGCTAA
- the mscL gene encoding large conductance mechanosensitive channel protein MscL, translating into MAKINRRARSFINDFREFAVKGNVVDLAIAFIIGGAFGKIVTSFVQDLIMPLMNPLITLPGQDWRTISIGPGIAIGRFFGSIVDFLIIAFVLFVTIQALQKFKRKEQVAAELPSSDSHLVAQERLTEALNHLTQTLETRNPQI; encoded by the coding sequence ATGGCAAAAATAAATCGCAGAGCTAGAAGCTTTATCAACGATTTTCGAGAATTTGCCGTGAAAGGCAATGTCGTTGATTTAGCGATCGCATTTATTATTGGTGGAGCTTTTGGCAAGATCGTCACCTCTTTTGTACAGGATCTGATCATGCCATTAATGAACCCTCTGATCACTTTACCTGGTCAAGACTGGAGAACAATCAGCATTGGTCCAGGAATTGCCATCGGCAGGTTTTTCGGCTCCATAGTTGACTTTCTCATTATTGCTTTTGTCTTATTTGTCACTATTCAAGCATTACAAAAATTCAAAAGGAAAGAACAAGTTGCGGCTGAACTGCCATCATCAGATTCTCACCTTGTAGCTCAAGAAAGACTGACTGAGGCGCTCAATCATCTGACGCAGACTTTAGAAACTCGAAATCCTCAAATTTAG
- a CDS encoding DUF3352 domain-containing protein codes for MPESKSKFLVPAIGTAIVVVGGLAAYMYLKAPFGDTSSPLGSAKVVPSNALMATYINTDPPSWQKLQQFGTPQAQQLLTKSLGSINKGLLNDSNISYETDIQPWIGGVMIAVLPPSPPTPSQSNPPVQPPQEPNILLVVGIKDKLNALNFANKLKGQKNIQIQESEYKGEKIIATQNKGKSTYTVVLNNSYILLAPERQAVEKAIDTYKGESSFASKEGVSSILTKGVDVKNSLAQIYLPDYANTIQQLTALNSPARALPPQTLMQLKQVKSVVAGIGVDDGGLRLKTVVNLDPQLNKFQYQTTPANIVGQFPSDTFALVTGQNINRSWQTFVEQSKDYPEFKQGVEQARGQLKQSANIDLDKDIFSWMNGEFALGAVKSNQGWLANVGFGGAFVFDTSDRKTAEATFTKLDDLAKKQSLNVAQKSIGGKNITEWQIPQQGALVAHGWLDQDTVFFAIGGPVGEAIADKKGQALDNSDTFKTVTGSLQKPNGGYFYLDMDSTTTLITRIAAQGQPLPPEATGILSSIRGLGVTVNSPDQSTSQMEMLLSLKRSKSN; via the coding sequence ATGCCTGAAAGTAAATCAAAATTTTTAGTTCCTGCTATTGGTACTGCTATAGTCGTGGTAGGTGGTCTAGCTGCGTATATGTATTTAAAAGCTCCTTTTGGAGATACCTCCAGTCCTCTGGGTAGCGCTAAAGTTGTACCATCTAATGCCTTAATGGCAACTTATATCAATACTGATCCCCCATCTTGGCAGAAGTTACAGCAGTTTGGCACTCCACAAGCACAACAATTGCTGACAAAAAGTTTAGGATCTATCAATAAAGGACTACTTAATGATAGTAACATTTCCTATGAAACAGACATACAACCTTGGATAGGGGGTGTGATGATTGCTGTGTTACCACCAAGTCCCCCTACACCTAGTCAATCCAATCCACCTGTCCAACCACCTCAGGAGCCAAATATTCTCTTGGTAGTAGGTATAAAAGACAAACTCAATGCTTTAAATTTTGCTAACAAGTTAAAGGGGCAGAAAAACATTCAAATTCAGGAATCAGAGTACAAAGGTGAAAAAATTATTGCCACTCAAAACAAGGGTAAATCAACATATACAGTGGTTTTAAATAATAGCTACATACTCTTAGCACCAGAAAGACAAGCTGTAGAAAAAGCTATTGATACTTATAAAGGTGAATCTTCTTTTGCTAGTAAAGAAGGTGTAAGTAGCATTTTAACTAAGGGTGTAGATGTTAAAAACAGCCTTGCTCAGATTTATCTGCCTGATTACGCTAATACTATACAGCAATTAACAGCATTAAATTCCCCAGCTAGAGCATTACCTCCACAGACTTTAATGCAACTTAAGCAAGTAAAATCTGTAGTAGCAGGTATTGGTGTTGATGATGGGGGACTGCGATTAAAAACAGTAGTAAATTTAGATCCACAACTGAACAAATTTCAGTATCAAACCACTCCTGCTAATATAGTTGGACAATTTCCTAGTGATACTTTTGCTTTAGTCACTGGACAGAATATTAATCGTAGTTGGCAAACTTTTGTAGAACAGTCCAAAGATTATCCTGAATTTAAGCAAGGAGTCGAACAAGCTCGCGGACAACTAAAACAATCTGCCAATATTGATTTAGATAAAGATATTTTTAGTTGGATGAACGGAGAATTTGCCTTGGGTGCTGTGAAATCTAATCAAGGTTGGTTAGCAAATGTTGGTTTTGGAGGGGCTTTTGTATTTGATACAAGCGATCGCAAAACAGCCGAAGCAACTTTCACCAAACTAGATGATTTAGCCAAAAAGCAATCTCTCAACGTTGCCCAAAAAAGCATAGGTGGTAAAAATATCACAGAGTGGCAAATACCCCAACAAGGCGCTTTAGTGGCACATGGGTGGCTAGATCAAGACACCGTATTTTTCGCTATTGGTGGTCCGGTTGGTGAAGCAATAGCAGACAAAAAAGGTCAAGCCCTTGATAATAGCGATACATTTAAAACCGTAACTGGTTCTTTACAGAAACCCAATGGTGGTTATTTCTATCTAGATATGGACAGCACCACTACCTTAATCACTCGTATTGCCGCGCAAGGTCAACCCCTTCCTCCGGAAGCTACTGGTATCTTATCTTCTATTCGTGGTCTGGGTGTGACTGTGAATAGTCCCGATCAATCTACCAGTCAAATGGAGATGTTGTTATCTCTCAAGCGCTCTAAATCCAACTAA
- a CDS encoding M1 family metallopeptidase, producing the protein MLQSYFDTENNGHKSFELPGAKPHYNPDRPGQVEHIFLDLNLDIPHQSYYGNCSIRLLPIRNNIERLTLDAVNLNIQSVQVDEVIQKFEYDGEKLSIQLSQPTQIGNRLLIAIAYSVEKPQRGIYFIQPDKYYPHKPTQVWTQGEDEDSRYWFPCFDYPGQLSTSEIRVRVPKHLMAISNGELIDTAVDGEDKIYHWSQQQVHPTYLMTLAVGNFAEIRDEWQGKPVTYYVEKERAADAKRSMGKTPRMIEFLSEKYGYPYAFPKYAQVCVEDFIFGGMENTSTTLLTDRCLLDERAVLDNRNTESLVVHELAHQWFGDLVVIKHWSHAWIKEGMASYSEVMWTEHEYGEQDAAYYRLLEARSYLSEDSSRYRRPMVTHIYREAIELYDRHIYEKGSCVYHMIRTELGDDLFWQAIQVFVQDNAHKTVETVDLLRSIEKATGHNLTFLFDQYVYRGGHPDFKVAYSWDGDANLAKVTVTQTQATVDDKELFDLRIPIGFGYIQANSALKTFTVRVNEREQSFYFPLTEKPDFISFDVGNNYLKTVALEYPVPELKAQLEFDPHPVSRIYAAAALAKKGALEATKALSAALQNDPFWGVRVEVAKQLAEIKLDQAFDGLVAGLQDQSPYVRRAVVQSLSDIKTHASYKAVKGFVQDGDPSYYVEAAACRTIGAIAAANLEDKPHEEKIIKLLKTVLEEKAGWNEVVRSGAIAGLAEFKTSEAALNLLIEYTKLGISQPLRLTTIRNLGKISVGQTPTNIERILDRLSEIARETFFLTQMAVVSALGQMETPKAMSILQSLANQTADGRVRRYAEEEVTKVQKNIGPEKSLLQMREELNKIQQQNQELKSRLETLEAKSKQS; encoded by the coding sequence ATGTTGCAGTCTTATTTTGATACCGAGAATAACGGACATAAATCTTTTGAGCTACCAGGGGCTAAACCACACTACAACCCCGATAGACCCGGACAAGTAGAACATATTTTTCTAGACCTAAATTTGGATATACCGCACCAAAGTTACTACGGTAATTGTAGCATTCGTCTATTGCCAATCCGCAATAATATTGAGCGGTTGACCTTGGATGCCGTAAACCTGAATATCCAATCTGTACAGGTAGACGAAGTCATACAGAAGTTTGAATATGATGGAGAAAAGCTTTCTATTCAACTTTCTCAACCAACTCAGATCGGAAATAGATTATTAATTGCGATCGCTTACTCGGTAGAAAAACCCCAACGGGGAATTTACTTTATTCAACCAGACAAATACTATCCACATAAACCTACCCAAGTCTGGACTCAGGGAGAAGACGAAGACTCTCGGTATTGGTTTCCCTGCTTTGACTATCCAGGACAGCTATCAACTTCAGAAATCCGTGTCCGTGTTCCCAAGCACCTGATGGCAATTTCCAACGGTGAACTGATTGATACAGCGGTTGATGGTGAGGATAAAATTTACCATTGGTCACAGCAGCAAGTTCACCCTACTTACTTAATGACATTAGCAGTAGGTAACTTTGCAGAAATTCGAGATGAGTGGCAAGGTAAACCTGTTACCTACTACGTTGAAAAAGAACGGGCAGCAGATGCTAAACGTAGTATGGGTAAAACTCCCCGCATGATAGAATTTTTGAGCGAAAAGTATGGTTATCCCTATGCTTTCCCCAAATACGCCCAAGTTTGCGTAGAAGACTTCATTTTTGGAGGAATGGAAAACACCTCGACTACCTTGTTAACTGACCGATGTTTACTAGATGAACGTGCAGTATTAGATAACCGCAACACAGAAAGTTTAGTTGTCCATGAATTAGCGCATCAATGGTTTGGGGATTTAGTCGTAATTAAACACTGGTCTCATGCTTGGATTAAAGAAGGAATGGCTTCTTATTCTGAAGTAATGTGGACAGAACATGAATATGGCGAGCAGGATGCAGCATATTATCGTTTATTAGAAGCACGTAGTTATTTAAGCGAAGACAGCAGCCGCTACCGTCGGCCAATGGTCACTCATATTTACCGAGAAGCCATCGAACTTTATGATCGGCATATCTATGAAAAAGGATCTTGTGTTTATCACATGATTCGCACGGAATTGGGAGATGACTTGTTTTGGCAAGCTATTCAAGTATTTGTCCAAGATAATGCTCATAAAACTGTAGAAACCGTAGACTTACTCAGGTCGATTGAAAAAGCAACTGGACATAATCTCACTTTCCTTTTTGATCAATATGTTTATCGTGGTGGTCATCCCGACTTTAAAGTTGCTTACTCTTGGGATGGAGATGCTAATTTAGCTAAAGTAACAGTTACTCAAACCCAAGCTACTGTAGACGATAAAGAATTGTTTGACCTCAGAATACCTATCGGTTTTGGTTATATTCAGGCAAACTCAGCATTGAAAACTTTCACCGTACGCGTGAATGAACGAGAACAGAGTTTCTATTTTCCACTAACTGAAAAGCCAGATTTTATCAGCTTTGATGTGGGGAATAATTACCTGAAAACTGTGGCTTTAGAATATCCAGTCCCAGAATTAAAAGCACAGTTAGAATTTGATCCTCATCCTGTTTCTCGCATCTATGCAGCAGCAGCTTTGGCTAAAAAAGGTGCATTAGAAGCGACTAAAGCACTATCAGCAGCTTTGCAAAATGATCCCTTTTGGGGTGTGCGTGTGGAAGTAGCTAAACAATTAGCAGAAATTAAATTAGATCAAGCATTTGATGGCTTAGTTGCTGGTTTACAAGATCAAAGTCCTTATGTACGACGTGCTGTGGTGCAGTCTTTATCTGATATTAAAACCCATGCTAGTTATAAAGCTGTTAAAGGTTTTGTTCAGGATGGTGATCCCAGTTACTATGTAGAAGCTGCTGCTTGTCGGACAATAGGAGCAATAGCTGCTGCTAACTTGGAAGATAAACCTCATGAAGAAAAAATCATCAAGTTGCTGAAAACCGTTTTAGAAGAAAAAGCAGGTTGGAATGAAGTTGTCCGCAGTGGGGCAATTGCTGGTTTAGCAGAATTTAAAACTTCAGAAGCTGCTTTGAACTTATTGATTGAATATACTAAACTTGGTATTTCTCAACCGTTACGTTTAACGACAATTCGCAATTTAGGCAAAATTTCTGTTGGTCAAACTCCTACTAATATAGAACGGATTTTAGATCGATTATCAGAAATAGCTAGAGAGACTTTCTTTTTAACCCAAATGGCAGTAGTATCTGCATTGGGACAAATGGAAACCCCGAAAGCAATGAGCATTTTACAGTCTTTAGCTAATCAAACGGCAGATGGAAGAGTGCGTCGTTATGCGGAAGAAGAAGTGACCAAAGTCCAAAAGAATATTGGCCCTGAAAAAAGCTTGCTTCAAATGCGCGAAGAACTCAACAAAATTCAACAACAAAATCAGGAACTAAAAA